TGTCAGACTGGCCCTGAATACGTCGCTCGGCGTTCCACTGCGTTTCACCGTGGCGGACTAGGTATACCTGTAACATGCTTTTTTTCCGTATACTGCTGTAACGTTAATTTTCTGAGTAATGCTGATTATGCACCAAGTTGTCTGTGCGACCACCAATCCCGCTAAAATTCAGGCCATTCTGCAGGCATTTCACGAGATCTTCGGCGAAGGATCCTGCCATATTGCATCCGTTGCCGTCGAGAGCGGTGTACCGGAACAGCCCTTTGGTAGTGAGGAAACGCGCGCTGGCGCACGAAATCGGGTAGCAAATGCTCGCTGTTTACATCCAGAGGCTGATTTTTGGGTGGCGATTGAAGCAGGGATTGATGGTGACAGCACCTTCAGTTGGGTGGTGATTGAAAACGCCAGCCAGCGTGGCGAAGCGCGTTCGGCAACTTTGCCGTTGCCTGAGGTGATTCTGGAGAAAGTGCGTCAAGGCGAGGCGCTCGGCCCTGTGATGTCGCGTTATACCGGCATTGATGAAATTGGCCGTAAAGAAGGTGCAATCGGCGTATTTACCGCCGGGAAGCTCACTCGCGCCAGCGTCTATCACCAGGCGGTGATCCTGGCGCTGAGTCCGTTTCATAATGCCGTGTATCAGTGATCTTTCAGCAACACCTCTTCCAGCCACTGGCGCAGCTCGACAGGCGCGGCTTTCAGACTGTTAGATCCACGCGTAATCGTCGCGATGCCAGCGCCGAGTTCATTTTTCAACTCACGCTGGCTCATTTCGCCGCGCAACAGCTCTTCGACAATACGCACGCGAGTCCCCAACGCTTCGCGCTCATCTGGCGTCAGCATCAGGTTTAACAACGGTAAATGGAGATCGTTTTGGTAGGCATTCTTAAGCAGGTCGACAAAACGTAACCACTCCTGGTGACGCTGTTCTGCCATCGCTGCTGAATAGGGTGATTGTTGGGCCATAATATGTCGCCATTGTTAGCGGGGGAAGCAAAATGCCTCCCCCGGTTGTACTCGCTAAAGAGTACGATAGCATATCATAAACGTGCGGATCAGTAACGACGTCCCCATTCCGTGGCGCTCATCAATGTCGGTTTATCCCCCATGAAATAGCGGTAGTAAGCGTCATAAGCCAGCACGTTCTTCACATAACCGCGCGTCTCGGAGAACGGAATACTCTCGACAAATGCCACTGCGTCGATACGACCAGCGCTGTTGCCGAGCCAGGTGCGCACTCGTCCAGGTCCGGCGTTATAAGCTGCTGAGGCGAAAATACGGTTATTGCCAAACTGCTGATAAACATATTGCAGGTAACTGGTGCCGATGTTGATGTTCGTTTCCGGATCCAGCAATTGCCCAGGGCTGCTGTAGCCAGGAATAGAGAACATCTTCACCGTATGGGTCGCCGTACCAGGCATAATCTGCATCAGCCCGCTGGCCCCTACCGGTGACTTCACTTTCGGATTCCAGGCGCTCTCCTGACGGGCAATCGCCATCGCATAGCTTTGCGGGATCTCCTTACCGCTGGTGTAACGTTTGAAAAAATCGTTGTAGGCCAGCGGGAATCGTTCTTCCAGATGATCCCACAACTTCCCGGCGATCGTCGCCTGAACGCTGAGATCCCACCATTGGTTGTTGAAAGCATACCGTGCCAGCTGTGCCTGCTCTGTTTTTGACTTGCTCTTCACCAGATTGGCCCACTCGCTACGCGCGGTGTTATCGAGATTCCAGTACATCAACTCGCGCACGCGCGCCATCTCCGGCCCCTGAGTCAGGGCGCTGTCAACATTCTGCGGCGCTTTATCAATCTTCAGCTCATACTCTTCGCCGATGCGCTGTGCAGCAACCATCGGGTAGAAACCACGCTGTTGCATGAGTTGATGCAGAATCTCTTTCGCTTCAGCTTCACGTCCGCGTTCCAGCAATAAATCGGCCTGCCAGTAACGCCATTCATCTTTCTCTTTCGCTTCCATCGGCAAACGCGCCAGCCAGGTATTCAGGCCACGCCGATCGCCAGTGCCAAGCGCCATCCGTACTCGGCGTTCAATCAACGAGGTGGATTGCGAGCGCATAATGGCGTCATCGCGCCATTTCGCCTGCTCGTCGGTGACATCGTTGCCCATCAAACGCCAGGCGACGATATCGCGCAGTTCCTGAATCTGATCTTCATTAAGCTGCTGTGCCTGAGCAAGCGATGGAATCATCAGCCGTGCATTTTCAGCATCCTGCCGCGCCACGCTGGCAAACGCCACCGCCGCCATTTGACGGGTAAAATCGGTCGCACCGGTTGTACGCGCGAAGGTCAGTACCGTATTAGGGTTGTTCGCCAGAGAAATAATCGCCGAGGCGATAGTCTGGTAATCAGCAGGCATCTGCCCTGCCAGCACTGTCACCAGGCCTGTGTTACCCGCTTTCATCGCCAGACGGATACGCTCCAGATACGCCAGCGGATCTTGTTTGCCTGACGCACGCCAGACGCTAAATAACTTGTCACAGGCGTTAGGCTGGCTCTTGCCGGTTAGCCACAGCTCTTTCGCCCCTTGCCAGGCTTCTTCACTCTGCCCGGTGTTCCATTTCGCATAGTAGTAATTACATTGCGCTTCGGTAGTTCCGGGCTTTTCCGGGCTAAAGGCTAACAAGCCACGCCAGTCTTCACGCCGCGCCAGTTCATTGACGAAACGAGATTGCAGCGTGCGAGCGGGAGGAAGCGTGGGGTTAGCGCGAACAAAGTTAGTGACCGTCACCGCAGGTTGATTCATCAGATCATCGGTGATCTGGCGGTATTCCAGATAGGGATAAAGTGGATAATCCTTCAGTCCAGGCATCATTTGTTCGACCACATCCATTTGTCGATTATCCCAGGCCTGCTTAATTTGCGCGTAACGGCTACGCTGCTCATCCAGTGAGTCGGCTCGCGCCACGCTGCTGACCGTCAGCAGACAGACACCGACAGCCAACAGCCGCCAGGTAACGTGTTTGGCTTTTTCCACAAGCGCATCCTCTAAGTGTCAATACATCAATGCAGCGTCATGCCGCGTAATAGATTTATGCTAACCAGTCATTGCCGTTTACGCCACGTTACGGACACTTTTTTACTTTTACTGCGAGGGTGATCGACCGGCTGGGATTAGATAAGGAAACAGGCTACACTTCGCCTTTGAAAACTCATCATCACGATAAACATAGAGGCGAAGTCCAACGTGGCTCAATTCGTTTATACCATGCATCGTGTCGGCAAAGTTGTTCCGCCGAAACGTCATATTTTGAAAAACATCTCTCTGAGTTTCTTCCCTGGGGCAAAAATTGGTGTCCTGGGTCTGAACGGCGCGGGTAAGTCTACCCTGCTGCGCATTATGGCGGGCATTGATAAAGACATCGAAGGTGAAGCGCGTCCGCAGCCAGACATCAAGATTGGTTACCTGCCACAGGAACCTCAGCTGAACCCGGAACACACCGTGCGTGAGTCCATTGAAGAAGCGGTTTCTGAAGTGGTTAACGCTCTGAAACGTCTGGATGAAGTCTATGCGCTGTACGCCGATCCGGATGCCGATTTTGACAAGCTGGCCGCTGAACAAGGCCGTCTGGAAGAGATCATTCAGGCTCACGACGGTCACAACCTGAACGTTCAGCTGGAGCGTGCGGCGGATGCGCTGCGTCTGCCGGACTGGGACGCGAAAATCGCTAACCTCTCCGGTGGTGAGCGTCGTCGCGTGGCGTTGTGCCGCCTGCTGCTGGAAAAACCAGACATGCTGCTGCTCGACGAACCGACCAACCACCTGGATGCCGAATCCGTAGCGTGGCTGGAACGCTTCCTGCACGACTTCGAGGGCACCGTGGTGGCGATTACCCACGACCGTTACTTCCTCGATAACGTTGCAGGCTGGATCCTCGAACTTGACCGCGGTGAAGGTATTCCGTGGGAAGGTAACTACTCCTCCTGGCTGGAGCAGAAAGATCAGCGTCTGGCGCAGGAAGCTTCACAAGAAGCAGCGCGTCGTAAGTCGATCGAGAAAGAGCTGGAGTGGGTACGTCAGGGAACTAAAGGCCGTCAGTCGAAAGGTAAAGCACGTCTGGCGCGCTTTGAAGAGCTGAACAGCACCGAATATCAGAAACGTAACGAAACCAACGAACTGTTTATTCCACCTGGACCGCGTCTGGGCGATAAAGTGCTGGAAGTCAGCAACCTGCGTAAATCTTACGGCGATCGTCTGCTGATTGATGATCTGAGCTTCTCGATCCCTAAAGGGGCGATCGTCGGGATCATCGGTCCGAACGGCGCGGGTAAATCAACCCTGTTCCGTATGATCTCTGGTCAGGAACAGCCAGACAGCGGCACCATCACTTTAGGTGAAACGGTGAAACTGGCATCTGTCGATCAGTTCCGTGACTCAATGGATAACAGCAAAACCGTTTGGGAAGAAGTTTCCGGCGGGCTGGATATCATGAAGATCGGTAACACCGAGATGCCAAGCCGCGCCTACGTTGGCCGCTTTAACTTTAAAGGGGTTGATCAGGGTAAACGCGTTGGCGAACTCTCCGGTGGTGAGCGTGGTCGTCTGCATCTGGCGAAACTGCTGCAGGTTGGCGGCAACATGCTGCTGCTCGATGAACCGACCAACGACCTGGATATCGAAACCCTGCGTGCGCTGGAAAACGCCCTGCTGGAGTTCCCGGGCTGCGCGATGGTTATCTCGCACGACCGTTGGTTCCTCGACCGTATCGCCACACACATTCTGGATTACCAGGATGAAGGTAAAGTTGAGTTCTTTGAAGGTAACTTTACCGAGTACGAAGAGTACAAGAAACGCACGCTGGGCGCAGACGCGCTGGAGCCGAAGCGTATCAAGTACAAGCGTATTGCGAAGTAATGCGTAAAATGCCGGATGCGGCGCGCCAGCATCGCATCCGGTAATAGTTAAATGATTAATGGGAGGCAAGTTCCCGGAAAAAGGCAGGATTTTCTTTAATTGTGGCAAGTACTTTTGCAGCCAATCCCGTAGGATTTCTTCGCTTCGATTCCCAGCTTTTAATGGTATCCACACTGGTTCCCAGAGCTTTTGCCATCTCACTTTGCGAAACGTTGAGTTGCTCACGAATAGCTTTAACATCCGCAATTTCGTAGCGGGTCACCCGTGCAGGTTCTTTTAAACCTTGTTTAATCTCGACAGCCTCTTCCAGAGAGGTTTTCAACTCATCAAAAAAACTCATTTTATACCTCACCTTTGAGCAGTTTCGTCAACTTCTTTAGTTGAGCTTTTTCCGTATCTGTCAGACTGTCTTTGGCATTCTTCGGATAGGCCATAATCAAATAAATAATCTCTTCCGTCGCCAGAAAGTAAATTATTCTGACACTACCACTTTTTCCCTGTGAACCCGCAGCCATTCGGACTTTACGCAATCCACCAGTCTGCTGAATGAGATCACCTTTATCGGGAGTTCCGATGAGTTCTTTTTGCAATTCCTTTAATTCATCATCGGTTGCAATCTGCTTGATCTGACGCGTAAACATTGGCGTCTCTATAAATATTATCGCCTTGCCCATTACCCCTCCCTGGCAGGTACATTGTACACCAAAATGGAGTACTAAGTACACTTTTGAATCAGTAATATCACTCAACATCTTATAAAGATGATTATCCCTGCTCCCCCATCATCTCCCGCACCAGCTCCACACAGCGCAGGAAACGGCTGTCGTAATCGTCCTCTTCAACCCGCACAAATTCGATATTGTTCTCTTCCAGCATCTCCACCAGCAAGTTCTGGAACTCTTTACGATCCACCGAACTGCCGAGGCTGCGTAAACCATCCGCCACCCACGGCGTGTTGTTCTCCAGCAGAATCACCAGATCAAAACGGTATTCATCGATCATCGCCTGTACGAACGGATGCTCGCGCCCTTCGTACTTTTTGCAGAACGCCTGAGTTGTCACAAAATCGGTGTCGATAAACGCCACTTTATTGGCATATTTTACTGCAAAATCAATATATTGAGCGTGTCCAAGTGCGATTTTATCGTAGTCGGAATACTGCAATGCAATCTCATCGCCGCCAAGATGCGAAAAGACATAATCGCGACCATATTCCCATGCACTGGTAGTGTTGAAGATATTGGCAAGTTTGTTTACCAGGGTGGATTTACCGCTCGATTCGCCGCCAAGGATCGCCACGGTGCGCACAAAGAACGGCTTCACTTCGGTAGGAATATATTCCCAGTAGCGGAACGGATTTTCGCGGATCTGCGCACCACTGATACTCATAAAAGTACGTTTCGGATCGACCAACACCGTTTCGATCCCCAGATGTTCCATATACTGCGGCGCGTCGGCTTCTTCCGAGGTGTAGATCAGATCCGGCTGGATCCCTTTTTCAGCCATAAACTTTTTGATGCCGTTGCTCCACACATCCCAGCCATGCGGATACGGCTCCATGCCCTCTTCGTTGAAAGCATGAATGCGAATATTTTTCTGATATTTAAAAGTTTGCAATAACCAGCGCAGACGATCCGGCACCGTTGGCTGCTGCGACATGGCGCTGTCTTCGAACAGTGCGCGGTCACGGGTATCGTCAAAGCCCATAATGATATGCAGCTCGTCAACCTGACTACAGGCACGCTGGATAAGGTAGATATGTCCGGTATGCAGCGGGTAAAACTTACCGAATACAACACCAATAGTTTTCTTCTGCCGGGGAAATTCAAGTCCCAAATAACGGTGCAACGCCTCCAGCTTTTGCGCGCTGGGGCTTTTAATTTTGGCATTCAGTAACTGGCTTAAATACCCTTTGGTCATACCGCTGGCATCAGCCACCTGCTGTAGCGTACAGCCCTGTTGCTTGATGGCAGTTTTCAGATAATCAAATGACGACATATCTCCCTCCGTATCTCTCATTATAAGTCGTCGAACACGCTAAGCGCGTCGGAGAGTTTTTTAACGCCAAAAATCTGCATCCCTTCCGGCGCTTTTTTCGGCACGTTGGCTGCCGGAACAATCGCCCGCCGAAAACCATGTTTCGCCGCTTCAGAAATCCGCTCCTGGCCGCTGGGCACCGGGCGGATCTCCCCTGCCAGCCCGACTTCACCAAACACCACCAGATCCTGCGGTAGTGGTCTGTCGCGCAGGCTGGAAACCATCGCCAGCAGTAACGCTAAATCGGCACTGGTTTCGGTTACCTTCACGCCACCGACCACGTTAACAAACACATCCTGATCGGCCATTTGCAACCCACCGTGACGGTGAAGCACCGCCAGCAGGATTGCCAGACGGTTTTGCTCCAGCCCTACTGCGACGCGGCGTGGATTCGCCATCATCGAGTGATCGACCAGCGCCTGAATCTCCACCAGCAACGGACGCGTTCCTTCCCATACCACCATCACTGAACTACCAGAGGTCACTTCATCGCCGCGGCTTAAAAAGATGGCGGAAGGGTTGCTAACTTCACGCAGCCCCTGTTCAGTCATCGCGAAGACGCCCAGCTCATTCACCGCGCCGAAACGGTTTTTATGGCTGCGTAAGGTGCGGAAACGGGAGTCGGCATCGCCGTCCAGAAGCACCGAGCAGTCGATACAGTGTTCCAGCACTTTAGGGCCTGCCAGCGAACCATCTTTGGTTACGTGCCCCACCATGACAATCGCCACGCCACGCGTTTTGGCGAAGCGCGTCAGATAGGCCGCCGTTTCACGCACCTGTGCCACGCTGCCAGGCGATGACTGAACATCCGCCATATGCATCACCTGGATGGAGTCAATAACCATCAGCTTCGGTTGCTCTTCTTCGGCAATCAGGCAGATCTGTTCGATGCTGGTTTCCGACAACATATTGAGATTGTCAGTCGGCAGGCCGAGGCGATGAGCGCGCATTGCCACCTGTTGCAGCGACTCTTCGCCAGTGACATATAGCGTTTTCATCTGCTGGGCCAGTTTGCACAGCGTTTGCAGTAGCAGCGTGGATTTCCCTGCGCCTGGATTACCGCCAATCAGAATGGCGCTTCCCGGCACCACCCCACCGCCTAATACGCGGTCGAACTCTTTAAATCCGGTTGAAAAACGCGGCAACTCCTCAAGGCTGATATCGGAAAGTTTCTGGACTTTTGCCACCCCGGCGCTACCGGCATAGCCACTGAGACGCTCGTTACGCGCCACCGTTGGCGACGCAGCAAGACGCACCTCGGTGATGGTGTTCCAGGCATGGCAGGCGCTGCACTGCCCCTGCCAGCGCGGATAATCTGCCCCGCATTCATTACAAACAAAGGCGCGTTTTGGAGCTTTTGCCACGGTGTACCTCGTTAATGCTGTGCCGCCCGCAGGATGACGGGCGGACAATTACTTCTGATTCAGGCTGCCAGAGAGGATGCAGAATACCCCCATCAGGTCAGCGTGACGGATGGTGACTTCCGTCTTTTCATTCACTTTTGGCTTGGCATGGTAGGCAATCCCCAGACCTGCCGCTTTGATCATCGGCAGGTCGTTGGCACCATCGCCAATCGCCACGGTTTGCGCCAGCGGGATTTCATACTCCTGCGCCAGGCGGGTCAGGGTTTTCGCTTTATACTGAGCGTCTACAATGTCGCCAATCACATTACCGGTAAATTTACCGTCCATGATCTCCAGTTCATTGGCTACTACAGCGGTCAGGCGCAGCTTATCGCGCAGGTATTCGGCAAAGAAGGTAAAACCGCCGGAGGCAATCGCCACTTTCCAGCCCAGCGTTTCCAGCTTGAGTACCAGTTGCGTTAAGCCTGGCATCAGCGGCAGATTTTCACGCACCTGTTGCAGAATATTGGCGTCAGCGCCTTTCAGCGTCGCCACGCGGCTGCGCAGGCTGGCGGTAAAATCGAGTTCGCCGCGCATCGCCCGCTCGGTTACTTCCGCCACCATCTCGCCGGTTCCGGCCAGTTTGGCAATTTCATCGATACATTCAATCTGGATGGCGGTGGAATCCATGTCCATCACCAGCAGACCTGGCGTGCGCAGATGCGGAATTTTCCCCAGCGGCGCGACATCCAGTTGTGCTTCATGGGCCAGGCGCGTAGCCCGGGCGGTAAGCGAACCTGCCAGACGAATCACCTGATAATCTTCCACGCACCAGGCGGCAACAATCACCATCGCTGCGCCCAGTTTGCTTTGGTACTGGGTCAGGCGTTGTTTATCCAGCCCACGACCATACAGCAGCCAGCCGCTACGACCTGCGTGGTAATCCAGTGGCATCACTTCATCACCACTTAATGAAAGAGGCAGACCAGGCCATAAAGAGACATCTTCAGGCAGGTCGCACCAGGTAATGTTAGGCATTAAGGCTCCTGTAAAATCGTTCGAAGCAGGGAAAATAACGCATGAGGCTACCTTGTATCCATTGCTTCTGGCAACATTAAGTCTCAAATTTTCAAAGGGTGGAAGATGGCTCGCACAAAACTGAAATTCCGGCTGCATCGGGCAGTGATTGTCCTGTTCTGTCTTGCCTTGTTAGTGGCGCTGATGCAGGGGGCATCATGGTTTAGTCAAAACCACCAGCGACAGCGTAATCCGCAGCTGGAAGAACTGGCCCGCACCCTGGCGCGGCAGGTGACGCTGAACGTTGCGCCGCTGATGCGTACCGACTCGCCGGATGAAAAACGTATTCAGGCGATCCTCGATCAGTTAACGGATGAAAGCCGCATCCTCGACGCGGGCGTGTATGACGAACAAGGCGATCTTATCGCCCGTTCTGGCGAAAGCGTCGAGGTGCGTGACCGGCTGGCGCTCGACGGTAAAAAAGCGGGCGGCTATTTTAACCAGCAGATTGTCGAACCCATTGCAGGGAAAAATGGTCCGCTTGGCTATCTGCGCCTGACGCTCGACACCCATACGCTCGCCACCGAAGCTCAACAGGTGGATAACACCACTAACATTTTACGCCTGATGTTGTTGCTCTCGCTGGCAATCGGCGTAGTGCTGACCCGCACGCTGCTACAGGGTAAACGCACCCGCTGGCAGCAATCCCCCTTCCTGTTAACCGCCAGCAAACCGGTGCCGGAAGAGGAAGAAAGCGAGAAAAAAGAGTGACCCATTACTACAAGAAAGGAAATCGTTATGTCCACATTACGCCTGCTCATCTCTGACTCTTACGATCCGTGGTTTAACCTGGCGGTGGAGGAGTGTATTTTTCGCCAGATGCCCGCCACGCAGCGCGTTTTGTTTCTCTGGCGCAATGCTGACACCGTGGTGATTGGTCGCGCGCAGAACCCGTGGAAAGAGTGTAATACCCGGCGGATGGAAGAAGATAACGTTCGCCTGGCACGGCGCAGTAGCGGTGGCGGCGCGGTGTTCCACGATCTCGGCAATACCTGTTTTACCTTCATGGCTGGCAAGCCGGAATACGATAAAACGATCTCCACCTCGATTGTGCTCAATGCACTGAACGCGCTCGGTGTCAGCGCCGAAGCGTCCGGACGTAACGATTTGGTGGTGAAAACCGCCGAAGGCGACCGTAAAGTCTCAGGCTCGGCCTATCGCGAAACCAAAGATCGTGGCTTCCATCACGGCACCTTGCTACTCAATGCCGACCTTAGCCGCCTGGCAAACTATCTCAACCCGGATAAAAAGAAACTGGCGGCGAAAGGCATTACGTCGGTACGTTCCCGCGTGACCAATCTGACCGAATTGCTGCCGGGAATTACCCATGAGCAGGTTTGCGAAGCCATAACCGAGGCCTTTTTCGCCCATTATGGCGAGCGTGTAGAAGCGGAAATTATCTCACCGGACAAAACGCCGGACTTGCCGAACTTCGCCGAAACCTTTGCCCGCCAGAGTAGCTGGGAATGGAATTTCGGACAGGCTCCAGCGTTCTCGCATCTGCTGGATGAACGCTTTACCTGGGGCGGCGTAGAACTGCATTTCGACGTCGAAAAAGGCCATATCACCCGCGCCCAGGTGTTTACCGATAGCCTCAACCCCGCACCTCTGGAAGCCCTCGCCGGACGACTGCAAGGCTGCCTGTACCGTGCGGATATGCTGCAACAAGAGTGTGAAGCGCTGTTGGTTGACTTCCCTGAACAGGAAAAAGAGCTAAGGGAATTATCGGCGTGGATGGCAGGGGCGGTGCGGTAACTCGCTGATTAAAATATCCAGGGAAGGAAATATGATCGATCTGAAGAACCAGGAACGGGAGATTATCAATTTAATGTTCAGCCAGGGTATATCCTGGCTAACCGCCGTGCGTATCAGGCATAAACTATCACTTGCTGAAGTTAGTAAAATGTTGGGTATCTCGATTAATTCTCTAAAACAAATCGAAAAGACGGAACGGCTTAGTTCAAACATCAAAAACAAAATGGCAGGAATTTATGGTTGTCCGCCAAAGTTGCTGATATGCCCTTACTGGATGACGGCTGAACATAAATGAATAGATTCGTGAATAGATACTCGAATGGATTTAATTTTCTATCTATATGAAAAATAATAGTAAATCTATAAATCAGTTGCTATTGATGAATAAATACTAAAAAGCCGGAGCGGTCTCCCGCTCCGGCTTCACACGACAATCGCCTTTCAGCGAAACACAATTACTCTTTATCGCCCAGCAGAACGGATTCCAGTGCGATTTTGATCATGTCGTTGAAGGTGGTCTGACGCTCAGCGGCAGTGGTTTGCTCGTGAGTGCGGATGTGGTCAGACACGGTGCAGATGGTCAGGGCTTTCGCGCCAAACTCTGCAGCCACGCCGTAGATACCAGCCGCTTCCATTTCCACGCCGAGGATGCCGTATTTTTCCATCACGTCGAACATTTCGCCGTCCGGAGAGTAGAACAGGTCAGCGGAGAACAGGTTACCAACGCGAGCATCAATGCCCAGTGCTTTAGCTGCATCTACCGCGTTACGCACCATGTCGAAGTCAGCGATAGCGGCAAAGTCATGGTCTTTAAAACGGATGCGGTTAACTTTGGAATCGGTGCAGGCACCCATACCAATCACTACGTCACGCAGTTTTACGTGCGGCAGAACTGCGCCACAGGAACCAACGCGAATGATTTTCTTCACGCCGAAATCGGTGATCAGTTCTTTAGTGTAGATGGAGCAGGACGGGATACCCATACCGTGGCCCATTACAGAAATTTTGCGGCCTTTGTAAGTACCGGTGAAGCCCAGCATACCGCGAACGTTGTTCACTTCACGAGCATCTTCAAGGAAAGTTTCAGCAATATACTTCGCACGCAGCGGGTCGCCTGGCATCAAAACTACGTCAGCGAAATCGCCCATTTCTGCATTAATGTGTGGAGTAGCCATCATTTTATCCTTTTTGTGACATATTAAAGGCGGAGTCACTGCTCCGCCCAAATCCATCAGAACATGGCTTTGCCATATTCCATATCAGAAGTACCAAAATATTTTGCCAGAGTCTGGCCGATATCCGCGAAAGTTTCACGGTGCCCCAGCGAACCCGGTTTTACTTTCGGGCCGTAAACCAGTACCGGAATGTGTTCACGGGTATGGTCAGTACCGGTCCAGGTCGGATCACAACCATGGTCAGCAGTGAGGATCAGGATGTCGTCATCGCGCAGCAAAGACATCAGCTCTGGCAGACGGCGGTCGAACAGTTCCAGACCCGCAGCATAACCGGCAACGTCGCGACGGTGACCCCAGGAAGAGTCGAAGTCAACGAAGTTGGTGAAGACGATGGTGTTATCACCCGCTTCTTTCATCTCTTTGATGGTGGCGTCAAACAGCGCGTCCAGGCCGGTCGCTTTCACTTTTTTGGTGATGCCGCAGTTAGCGTAGATGTCTGCAATTTTACCGACAGAAACCACCTGGCCGTGTTTTTCATCAACCAGTTTCTGCAGCACGGTCGGTGCTGGCGGTTCAACAGCCAGGTCATGACGGTTACCGGTACGCTGGAAGTTACCGGCTTTGTCGCCGATAAACGGACGAGCGATAACACGACCGATGTTGTAGCCGCCGTTGGTCAGCTCTTCACGGGCGATTTCGCACAGTTCGTAGAGTTTATCCAGAC
The nucleotide sequence above comes from Escherichia coli. Encoded proteins:
- the serB gene encoding phosphoserine phosphatase, yielding MPNITWCDLPEDVSLWPGLPLSLSGDEVMPLDYHAGRSGWLLYGRGLDKQRLTQYQSKLGAAMVIVAAWCVEDYQVIRLAGSLTARATRLAHEAQLDVAPLGKIPHLRTPGLLVMDMDSTAIQIECIDEIAKLAGTGEMVAEVTERAMRGELDFTASLRSRVATLKGADANILQQVRENLPLMPGLTQLVLKLETLGWKVAIASGGFTFFAEYLRDKLRLTAVVANELEIMDGKFTGNVIGDIVDAQYKAKTLTRLAQEYEIPLAQTVAIGDGANDLPMIKAAGLGIAYHAKPKVNEKTEVTIRHADLMGVFCILSGSLNQK
- the ytjB gene encoding YtjB family periplasmic protein, which produces MARTKLKFRLHRAVIVLFCLALLVALMQGASWFSQNHQRQRNPQLEELARTLARQVTLNVAPLMRTDSPDEKRIQAILDQLTDESRILDAGVYDEQGDLIARSGESVEVRDRLALDGKKAGGYFNQQIVEPIAGKNGPLGYLRLTLDTHTLATEAQQVDNTTNILRLMLLLSLAIGVVLTRTLLQGKRTRWQQSPFLLTASKPVPEEEESEKKE
- the lplA gene encoding lipoate--protein ligase LplA — translated: MSTLRLLISDSYDPWFNLAVEECIFRQMPATQRVLFLWRNADTVVIGRAQNPWKECNTRRMEEDNVRLARRSSGGGAVFHDLGNTCFTFMAGKPEYDKTISTSIVLNALNALGVSAEASGRNDLVVKTAEGDRKVSGSAYRETKDRGFHHGTLLLNADLSRLANYLNPDKKKLAAKGITSVRSRVTNLTELLPGITHEQVCEAITEAFFAHYGERVEAEIISPDKTPDLPNFAETFARQSSWEWNFGQAPAFSHLLDERFTWGGVELHFDVEKGHITRAQVFTDSLNPAPLEALAGRLQGCLYRADMLQQECEALLVDFPEQEKELRELSAWMAGAVR
- a CDS encoding helix-turn-helix domain-containing protein translates to MIDLKNQEREIINLMFSQGISWLTAVRIRHKLSLAEVSKMLGISINSLKQIEKTERLSSNIKNKMAGIYGCPPKLLICPYWMTAEHK
- the deoD gene encoding purine-nucleoside phosphorylase, with the translated sequence MATPHINAEMGDFADVVLMPGDPLRAKYIAETFLEDAREVNNVRGMLGFTGTYKGRKISVMGHGMGIPSCSIYTKELITDFGVKKIIRVGSCGAVLPHVKLRDVVIGMGACTDSKVNRIRFKDHDFAAIADFDMVRNAVDAAKALGIDARVGNLFSADLFYSPDGEMFDVMEKYGILGVEMEAAGIYGVAAEFGAKALTICTVSDHIRTHEQTTAAERQTTFNDMIKIALESVLLGDKE
- the deoB gene encoding phosphopentomutase, coding for MKRAFIMVLDSFGIGATEDAERFGDVGADTLGHIAEACAKGEADNGRKGPLNLPNLTRLGLAKAHEGSTGFIPAGMDGNAEVIGAYAWAHEMSSGKDTPSGHWEIAGVPVLFEWGYFSDHENSFPQELLDKLVERANLPGYLGNCHSSGTVILDQLGEEHMKTGKPIFYTSADSVFQIACHEETFGLDKLYELCEIAREELTNGGYNIGRVIARPFIGDKAGNFQRTGNRHDLAVEPPAPTVLQKLVDEKHGQVVSVGKIADIYANCGITKKVKATGLDALFDATIKEMKEAGDNTIVFTNFVDFDSSWGHRRDVAGYAAGLELFDRRLPELMSLLRDDDILILTADHGCDPTWTGTDHTREHIPVLVYGPKVKPGSLGHRETFADIGQTLAKYFGTSDMEYGKAMF